The DNA region GCTGTCATCAAGATCCACTTTATGTGCCGCATCTACCTCTTCCCATCAGGATAGTTGGCAGTATAGCATCAACGCGCTCCCCTGTCATGCAGGACGAGACGTAGACACCCTTGCTTTCGAGACCATATATCATCCCGAATGTGGTCTGCAGGAACTAGACCTGGTTCTTGCTATAGGCTAACCATGTGACCGTCAGCCTGGAGGTCACAGTGTGTATCTTCGGTGCCCAGGCAATAGGGGCAGGCAAGCTGGAGAGGCTGCGTGGGGTGCTGCGCAGCGGGGTGGGGCTCAACTACCTGGTGGGTGGGATGCTGGTGGTGGGAGTGTACCTGTTTGCCAGGGAGATCCTGGGGCTGTTTCTGACCGATGGGAGGACGCTGGAGATAGCCAGGGAGCTGCTGTACATCACTTTGTGGGGCTACCTGGTGTTCGGGCATGCCCAGGTGTTCGCGGCGCTGATGAGGGCAAGTGGGAAGGGCAGAGACCACATCCCGCATACCCCCTTGGACCCTCATCCTAGGGTATCAAGCTGGCAGCAATCCCCACCAGGAGACCCACACAGGACCGGCTTGAGAGTAGTCAGGTTCGGACGCTCACTGCCTTGCGAACGAGTTCGCGTATCCTCTCCTCTACTTCGGGAGTCAGCTCCTGTAGTGCGAAGGATGTGGGCCACATATCCCCCTCATCGAGGTTGGCTACATCGCTGAAGCCCAGTGTTGAGTAACGCGACTTGAACTTCTGGGAGTTCTGGAAGAAGCAAACCACCTTGCCGTCCTTGGCGTAGGCAGGCATCCCATACCAGGTGCGCGGAGAAAGCTCGGGAGCAGCCTCCTTGATAAGGGTGTGCAGCCTCTCGGCCATGCTGCGATCGGGCTCCGGCATCTCGGCGATCTTCTCCAGCACGGCCGCCTCGCCATCGGTCTTGTTCGAGGAGCTTACTTCCCGGGCGCGCTCCCTCATGGCCGCACGCTCCTCTGCGGAGAAACCCTTAGAAGAAGCAGACCTTGCTCGCCCGCTGCGGGCGGATTCCTGGGGATTATCTTGCTCTGGCATCATGCCTCCTTACAATACAATACGATATGATATATTTGTCCCAGCGCTGTGTGTGGGTGGGTCCAGTATAAACGTCCATCGGACCGGCGTCAACCATCCAATACGGTCGTACATACTTTACATAAAATGGCCGACTGGCATGCTGCCCGACGACACCTGCTATTGCCCCCCTGGTATCATAGAGAGACGTGTTTCCAGGAGAATATGTATTATGAAGATAAGAGGCAGGCAACTAGCGTACTTGGCAGCCCTCATGGGAGGAGCTGTGGCCTTGGTGGGCGTCATCCGCGCCCGCTGTGCTCCGTCGGCTTGCCCCTACAGCCAACGCGTCGTCCTAGAACTGCCGCGCCCGTTCTTGGGGCGTGAGCGGTTGAGGCGCATGCTCGAGCCCCTGCCGGGAGAGAGGGTGCTTGAGGTGGGGCCCGGATCAGGATACTATGCCCTCCACGCTGCCCAGTGGGTAGCTCCTGGTGAGCTGCACGCCCTCGACCTACAGCAGGAGATGCTCGATCTGATGATGCGGCGCGCCAGGGAGCGGGATATAACCAACATCTATCCTCAGCGTGGAGACGCTAGGGAGCTGCCGTACGCGGATGCCAGCTTTGATGCCGCCTACCTGGTCGCGACCCTGGGTGAGGTGGAGGGTCAGGACGCAGCTCTGCGTGAGCTCCGTCGCGTGCTGAAGGCGGGAGGACGCCTCGTCGTCGGTGAGTCGCTGCCAGACCCGCATATGGTACCTTTCGGGTTGCTGCGCTCACGGGCTGAAGCTGCTGGCTTCCGCTTCCAGCGCAGGGAAGGGAGCAGCCTGGGGTACCTAGCGCTGTTCCGAGCCGGGTGACCGCCTCTGCGAGGCCCTTGGAGTGGATACCTAGCTCCGACGCAGCGGGATCCGGAAGATAGAGCCCGCCGTGCCATCGGTCACGTAGAGGGCATCCCTCCAGAATGCGAGGTTGGTGGGTGTGGGTCCTCCCGATGGGATGCTGCAGACGATTTCTCCCTCCAGGGTCAGGACTTGCACCACTCCCGCCCCGAAATGGGCCACGTACAGGCGACCATCTGGACCGAAGCGGATGCCGTCTGGGCCGCACTCCCGCCCTGAGCTGTTGTCGGATGCAGGCGACAGCTTGGCCAGTGGCGCGACCTCCAGCACGGTCCCGTCCTGCTGCAGGGCGTAGCGATGGAGGATGCCTGTGTGGGTCTCCGCCACCAGGAGCTCCCCTCCGTCCGGCGTGATGGCTATCCCGTTGGGGAACGCCAGTCCAGCGATCACACGCCTAAGCTCTCCTTGTGGGGAGAGCGAGTAGACGCAGCCTATGGGGTTGGAGGGGTTTGATCCCATGGGGTCGGTGAAGTAGAGGGTGCCGTCGGCGGCAAAACACAGGTCGTTGGGGCCTAGGAAGCGCCTGCCCTCGTACTCGTCCACTACGACCTCCCAGGAGCGCGTCTGCGGATCGACGCACAGGATAGCCCGGAGGCCGTTGTCCGCCACGTAGAGCTTGCCATCGGGGCCAAGGCGCGAGCCGTTGGGACCTCCACCAGTGTGCACCAGCACCTCGAGTTCGCCTCTCGGGGGCATGATGCAGACGTTGCCTCGGTAGATATCGACGCAGTAGAGGGTGCCGTCGGGGCCAAAGTTGATACCCTCGGGGAACCCCAATCCGTCCAGGATCCTCACGGGTGGAGAGAAAGCCAGCATGCTACCTCCTTCGATGGATATACAACCAGTATCCCACAAGGGCCCCGGCGATGCGCAAGGATATATACTAGCTATGGAAGGAGGTATCCTTATGGTGCTGGTACGTAGGGTGTACGACGAGCCCGAGGAGGGCTACAGGGTTCTCGTGGACCGGCTGTGGCCCCGGGGAGTGAAGAGGGACTCCCTGCCTTTGGACGAGTGGCTCAAGGATCTGGCGCCGAGCGACGAGCTGCGCCGGTGGTACGGACATGACGTCGGGAAGTGGACGGAGTTCAGGCACAGGTACCGCCAGGAGCTGCTGTCGGAGGATCGTCAGCAGCTCCTCGATCATCTTAGGCGTAAGGCGAGGGAGGGCCGCCTGGTGCTGCTGACCGCCACCAGGGACGTCGAGCACAGCAACGCCGAGGTCCTGCGCGAGCTACTGGAGGAGGAATAAGGGCTATGAGCTACGCTATCGAGGTGACGCACTTCTCCAAGCGCTACGGCTCCCGACTGGTGGTGGACGACCTCTCCTTCCAGGTAAGGGAGGGAGAGTTCTTCGCGTTGCTTGGTCCCAACGGCGCGGGCAAGACCACGACGATCGAGACGCTGGAGGGCTTCAGGCGTCCGGACAGTGGGGAGGTTCGCGTGCTGGGGCTTGACCCCGTCCGTGACAAGCGGCAGCTGTACCGGCGGGTGGGGGTGATGCTGCAGGAGGGGGGACTCTACCCAACTGCTAAGCCCCTGGACCTGCTGCAGCTGTTCTACGAGTTCTACCCGAATGCCGAGAGCCCCGAAGAGGTGGCCGAGCGCCTGGACCTTGGAGGATTTCTCCACACCCCAATTCGACGCCTGAGCGGCGGGCAGCGCCAGCGTCTATCGCTAGCGCTCGCCCTGATGGGTAGGCCGTCGGTGCTGTTCCTGGATGAGCCCACCGCGGGACTCGACCCACACACCAGGCGCTCCACCTGGGATATGCTCAGGGGGCTGAGGTCTGAGGGCACGACGATCATGCTCACCACTCACTACATAGAGGAGGCCGAGCAGCTGGCTGACAGGGTGGCTATCATAGATCGAGGGAGGCTAGTGGCGGTGGATACTCCGGGCGCGCTGATGGCGGGCGCCAAGAGCCGGATAGCCTGCCGCACCGATCGGCCAGTGGATCTATCCCGTGTACGGTTGCCCTTGGAAGCGGGCGCAGATGGATGGTATACCGCGCAAGTGGAGGCGACGCCCGAGGCGGTTAGGGTGCTGGCGGAAGATCTGGCGCTGCAGGGAGTGCTCCTGCTGGAGATGCGCGCTGGTAGCGCATCCCTCGAGGAGGCTTTCCTGGAGCTCACGGGTGAGGAGGAGGCTGAGCTATGAGGGCCACCTGGGCGCAGTTCAAGTTCGAGCTCAAGCTAGCCCTCCGTAGGGGGGAGGGCCTGTTGGTGACGATCTTCATTCCCCTGCTCCTATTGGTGTTCCTGGGGAGCGTCCCGTTCTTCTCACCCGACCGCAGCCGGCGCGTCGCGGAGGTCATGCCAGGGCTGCTGGCGCTGGCGGTGATGTCCACCGGCATGGTGAGCCTGGGGATAGCGACGGCCTTCGAGCGGCAGTACGGCTTCCTCAAGCGGCTAGGGGCAACCCCACTGACACGTCCACAGCTACTGCTGGCCAAGGGATTGACCACCCTGCTGACGGTATGCTGCCAGGTGCTGCTGCTGTGGCTGGTGGGCTGGTGGGCCTTTGGCTGGCGCCCGCAAGGTGAGGTGTGGCTGGTCGCGATCTGGCTGTTGTTGGGGCTTGCGGTGTTCGTGGGCGTGGGCTTGTGGATGGCTGGGACGCTGCGGGCGGAGGCGACCTTGGCGATAGCCAACGCGCTGTACCTGGTGCTCATGCTGCTTGGGGGAGTGGTCGTGCCGCTGAGCAGGCTGCCAGATGCCATCGGCTCGGTCGTCAGGTTCCTGCCCACGGCGGCGCTGGCGGAGCTGTTGCGGCAATCCCTCATCACCGGTGGCAGACCAAGCACGCTCAACGTGGTGGTTCTCCTCTTCTGGACGATCCTTGCCCCTGGGGCAGCTGTGACCACCTTCAAGTGGGAGTAGCCCTTGGCGTGATCCTTGCGCAGTCATCTCCTGGAGGTGATATGACATGTCGCGCAAGGATAAGAGGCCAGAAAGCCAACCTGAAAGGAACACCGCTGAGGAGAAGAGTCGTAAGGCAACTGAGAAGGGCATCTTCGATGAAGAGCCAGGAGGGAGCCAAACAGAGGGTTCGGAGGAGAGAGGCCCCGATCCCGGGCAGTACACCGATAAGGGCTCTCCCGGCTACCTAGGGCGGTAGGGCGCTCACTGCCCAGCCATAGGGATCTTGCGGGCGACGGGTATCCGTCCGGAGCTGTCGCCCCTTCACCTCGTCCTCTAGGCGGAGCATGAGCTTGCAGCCGTTCCGGATCGGGCCCTCACGGCAGGTGCCATACGGGCATTGGGTGTGGATCCGATTATCCTAGATCATCTATGGTGGATCTGAGGATGTGGTTGCCGGTGTCGACCTGACACGCTTGGGGTGCTCCTCATATGGCGTTGAAGAGCACGTAGGTACGGATAATCTCACGGAGCCTAGGGGTCTCTCGCTCTATGTTGGGGCTGACACATGCCGGACACACGGCGTCCCCCCACCTATTCCGCTTGGCGGCTCCCGCTGAGAACACATAACCGCAGCTCCGGCACCTGTATCGCATTGCCTCACCTCTCGAGGATTGTACCGCCCCTGAGAGGTCGCGACAAGTTCTCCCAGGGGCGGCTGAGCGCTCTAAGCCATCAGGTCGTAGTCCTGGGGCGACCACGCCAATGTGGCGTAGATCTGTACCATCGCCGCGTGATACAGGAGGGAGGTGGGCTTGGTAGCCTCGAACACGAACAGCCCGGTCTCCGGGTCACGCGCGGACCGCCACATCTCATCAGCGTAGTCCTGCATCATCTTGCGATAGCGCTTGTCGTGGTTGATCGACTCCAGCAGCAGCAGGTTCTTGAAGAAGATAGCGTTGAAGGGTGGGTCCTGCCTGTACAGCCTACCAGCGCCTCCGTAGTACTCTAGAGCAGCATCAGCTATGGCCTCGGCCCTTCGGAGATACTGGCTATCACCGGTGATCCTGTAGAGCAGGACGCTGGCACCGATCATGGTACCCTGATTGTAGGACCACTGGGTCTTCTCGATGTTGCCGGCCAGGTCTATATGATCCCAGTACAGACCGTTGGGAGCCAGCAGGCAGGTATTTACCCAGTCATACATGCGCTTGGCCCAATCGAAGTAGTAGCGGTCGCCGGTGATCTCGTAGAGGTGCAGCCCAAGCTCAGCCCCAGGGGCGTTGCTCACGGTGTTGCGGTCTCGACTCCAGGAAGCCTGCGTCCAGAAGACCCCTCCGGGGCAGGGGTGCGTGGGATCGTTATCCCAACCGTACACCACCAGGTCGAAGACCTGCTTGGCGCGTGCTAGTGCCTGCTGGTCGCCGGTCATCCTGTACCACTGCACCTGCTCGAGCGCTATCCACTCGTTATCGTCGTAGAACTTATCACCGCCCCAACCCAGTGGCGGGCGCACATAGGAGTCGTACCCAGGTGGGGTAGTGGTGTTGTTCCAGTAGAGCTCTACCCCCTCCAGCCTGTCGCCTACGTCGTCCTTGTACTGGGCGCCTATCTTACGGATACCGGCCAGGTCGATCGTTGCAGCCATCGCCTGGGAGAACGGCCACACGTAAGAATAGGGATTCTGTCCAGGCTGCTCTGGGTACTGCTCCTTGTAGAGCTTGACATCGGGCAAGTATAAGTAGCGCTGCATAGCATCATAGGAAGCTATAGCCCTGCGCAGGTTCTTCTCCTGCCCTGAGCGCGCGTCTGTGTCTGATGAGCTGTAGGCTACAGATACCACAGCCACGACGAGCGCCAAGCCTAGATACCACAACCTCCTGCCTACCATTCGCTTAACCTCCTGCAGAACTTGTTGGATCACGTCCATGGCGTGCAGGATAACAGAGTTATACGATTAAGTGCAAGATATATAGGGCCCAAAAGGGTTATTATTTCAGGTGTTATAGATATAATTTTCGGGCGCTGGCCAGCGCCACATGGACTAGCGGTTCGATGGCAAGAGGCACACTCGGCGACGACTTTAGGCGCTGAAGAATCTTGTTCTAGGAGGTCTTCGCAGGCCGTACCGACGAACGCTCTGCACGCGCAGCATTCGACTTGGCTGGCGATCATCCCGTTAAAAGGGCGAGCGCTTTCGAGGGTGGCAAACTGCTTGGCAGCATCCGGTGCTTCCTCCATGCTGCGCCAACGGACTCCCAGCCCATCATCACATCATACATTCGGTCCCCGTACAAATAGGTCCCGACGGACCGCAGGAGGTCATTGACAAAAGTGTGCGCCTCCTCGCTGGGCACAGCCCAATCGAAGTTCCCGTGCTCGTCCGCCACGTAGCCGTCGAGTGATGTGATCGCCGAATAGATTAGCACTCCTACAGGGTATTGCTGCTGTTGTACAGCTTGCGACCCTTCGAGTGGCGGCGGGATATCCAGACCTGAGGAGCGCGCCTGCAGCCAGGCTCTCGGCACATCAGCATCTTTGCCGTAAGCTCGTGCTATCTGTGAGCTGCACAGCTCACAGATAGCACTTTGGTCGCGTCAGCTGGTCGGTGCTCCTAAGATTGGCGGCTTTGAGGACTTGGGACAACGGCAGGTAGGGCCTTCGGAGTAGGAGTACCTCAGGCCCTTGCCCGGATAGGTGTGCGAGCTTAATCTATGTCTTGATCCTGGGACTCACCTTACCCTGTAAAGCGCACTTGCGCCGCCGACCGTCTGACCCGCCTCGTTGCGCTGCGCGACGCTCACGAGATACTCCTCGCCACCTTGTGCTTCGCGTGGCACCTCTAGCCGCAGCGCCATTGGGTGAAGCTGGTTGGGCTGCTTCTCCACGCGGATAACCGCCTGTTCTTCCCGTACCTCCACCAACCGCTTGCCGCCGCGGATGATCACCTCTCCTCCCTTCACGCTTACCTCCCCGATACCCGTCGCCGACGGGCAGTCGAACCTCGATCCCTTCTCCAGGGTGAGGATACCCCGACAGCAGCCGAGCATGGCTTCCACGCGTGTGCGCTCAATGAACACCAAGCCCCCCTCCATCTGTTCATCACCTGGGGTTTTGGCAGTCAGGTCCACCTGCGGGAAAGCCTTGCCGTCCTCGTCAAGGCCGAGGTAGAGGGGGATAGCCATCGGTAGCCGGCTCCGATCCACCAGGATCTCCATCGTGTGTTCGGAGTTGAACAGGTTGCCTGCGAGGAACGGGAAGGCGAGCGTAGTCGCCGAGAGCACGTCGATTACCGATAGATTGCGTTGTGCCAGGTTGTTGCGCCTGACAACAAGCCCTCCTCCCGCGGTGCTCACCGTTGTGAAGGCATAGTCGTTATCGGCGTTCACCATCGCCAGCAAGCAGGGATGCCAGCTCATGCCGCTGATCCACCCCCACAAAGTATCCACCTGGGAGGAGGATATCGTGAACTTAGCGATCGCGCTACCCCCTGCGGGGATAGAGGGGAAGGTGGCAGTGACTGGCGTGGGCGCCACGTGCGTAGCATCTACCGATGTCCAATCGGCAGGGTAGACGAACTCCAGCCCAACATAAGGGGTGATGCGCGCGCTCACCGTCACGTTGCGCGCTTCCCTCGGGCCATTGTTGGTCACCCTTATGTACAGGTAGTTGGTCTGCCCACGCTCCACATTGCTGGACTTGCTGGGATCACCTGGGTCGAACACATTGTCGTCCGTGATGCGCACGACGATGTCGGAGAAAGTCCAGAAGTTACTGCCAGGAGGGGTAGAGGGTTCAACTCCCGTATCTCCCGTCCAATCTTTGATAAACACGTCGGAGAAGTCCAGTGCGCGTAGCATGTTGATGCGCCCGTACCCCATCTGGTTGTTGCGCGTGCCGTTTGGAAAGCCGGGTGCATCGGCATAAGCTCCCCCAACCTTGTCCGCCGTGCGCTCTATAATGTCTCGCACTTGCCCGGGTGTCAGCGCAGCATACTGGCTGCGGATAGCGCCGGCCAGTCCCGCCACGTGTGGGGTTGCCGATGAGGTGCCGTTGAACTGGAAGAAGTAGTCGCCGGCAGCATCTCCACAGCTAGGGTAGTTCACGCATGCTACCAGCCGAGGACCACCATTGTTGGTGTTGTATCCACCTGCTCCCTGGATATCCGTCGTGGGGATCTGCACGCAGGGGGCAACCACAGATATGCCAGGACCGAAGTTTGCGCCCCAGCACTCGCCGTCAGCGCTCATTGGGTTCTTGCGGTTATCTGCCTGGTCGGATCCCCCTACAGCTATCACCAGGGGGTTGCGGGCTGGATAGCGGTTGATGACGCCGGTGTTCTCGTTGCCGGTGGCAGCCACCAGCACGCACCCTCTGGTGTTGACAGCGTTGTTGATCGCTGGATCGATTATGGCGAAATTCCACCCAGTGGGGCCGAAGCCATCGCCTGGGGCGTAGACACCGAAGCTCATACTGATGACGCGCGCGCCGTTGTTGGCCGCCCAGTTGATACCCGCAGCGCACTCCGCATCCGTCCAGTTCTGGAACGCCACCGGCATCAGGCTGCAGTTTCCCGCGACCCCCGCCACACCCGCCGAGTTGTTGAAGCGCCCTAGCACTATGCCAGCGCAGGCTGTGCCGTGCGGGCCTGTGGGTGATCCCGGCGGAGCCATAGTGCCTAAGTTGATGCCCTGGCCTGCTGCACCCGGAGCAAACTGGAGATCTGGGTGGGTCAGGTCACAGCCCTGGTCGAGCACGCAGACGATCGTCCCCGCTGCCCCCGTCGATATATCCCAGCCTGTGTTGCCGGGCCCCCCAGCCTGGATGCGCGTCATGTCCCATTGACGCGGGAAGAGTGGATCGTTGGGCACAGCCGTGATGGGTACGACCATGGGCATGGTCTCGAACTGCACATCGCTGACCAACTCGCGTTCGCTCTCCAGCAGCATGCTCTGCAGCTCATACGCATTGCGGTCCTCGGGGTGATCGAGCACGTAGTAGCGGTACTCGCCAAGGTACTGTGACTTCTCCCGTACTTCTGACAGGCCATAGCGCTTCAGCCTGCGATCGAGGTTGCGCTGAACCTCCTCCCCGGGCTGCGTCGTACGCAGCAGCAGGACGTTGGGCAGGGGACAGACCAGCCCCCCAAGCCCTGGCACATTGCCGAGCCGGTACACAGGGCCTATCCATTCCAGCGCATCACCCATGGCGTTCTGTAGAGCGTTGAACCTCTCCTGGTCGATGCTCCCGGCTTGTGAACGCACCCAGAAGCGACGATCGGTGTGGTTGATGACCTCAAAAGGATTGGCCGGGCGCGGCACCCGCTCGAGACCGCGCTCAATCCCTGGTGTCGGTCCTCCTGGCGCTGCCAGCGCCATCCCATACTCCCTCACCCGTTCCTCCACGTCTTGAGGGGATTGCGGCTCCCTGAACGAGAGCAACAGATGTGTGGGATCGAGCACCATGATCGCGCCCGACCCATGCCTGAGTTCCTTGGGAAACCTTTCCATTTGGCATCCTCCTCCTGCCGGTCTTAGCCAGCAGCTGTAATGCGTCAAGTGTAACCTTGAGTGATCTGCTCCACAACCCTCCAAAGTATAGTTTTCGTGACCCTATTACCTGCACGGAAGTGTAGTTTTGGCATGTGCTGGATATCGATGGCCCACCATGAGCATCTGCAGCAGCTTTGCAACCCAAAGCGCCTTGGTGGAAAGACACCCACCAAGGCGCGATACCTTCAAGGGCAACTAACGCTGAATGCGCAGCACCTCGCCCTTTCCTGGGAGTATGGCCCAGTTAGTCACGTAGATGGTGCCATCCTCGGCGACAGCTACTCCTCCTGGTGCATACAGACCCTCAGACATTACCGTTGTCCTGCTGCCGTCCGGCCTGATGCGCACAAGGCGACCCTGCAAGCTGGACGGATCCTGGGGATTGGCGTTGGCTAGGCTGTTCTTGAACATCTCGAGCACGTACAAGCTATTGTCTGGCCCCCAAGCGACGTCGATGATGTTGGTGAAGCGACGAGCGTACACCTCTCGCTCATGGCCGTACATCACGCGGTACACTCTCGCACCGAACTTCGGGAAAGGAAATCCTGTAAGCTCACCCACGTAGTAGGCCCTATCTGGGCCTTGATCCACGGAAGTTGGTACTGGATCCATTCTCACAAGTTGACCGTCCGGGCCGGGCACCATCCTCTTGGGGAAGGTCGCCAGAGTGGATATGCGTCCATCGGATCGACGGACTTTCAGAAGAGAATTGCCACCTGCGTCCGCGATTATGTGCCGGCCGCGCAGCGTGAGCAGGGAGTACGGATTACTATCTGCGCCATCTCCTGCTGGATCATGCTGCTTCTCATAGGTCCACAGGTCGGCTTTGCTGCGCCTGACACCATCTGGTCGTATCTTGATCAATCTACCGAAGTTCACCCCTGACTTGCCCAAGGCAGGCCGTAGAAAGCCCCCGCCTATGAGCACGAAGTAGTCCAATGCCCGATGATCTTGCACCTGGATGCTTGACCAGATAGCGGATACATCGTGTGGGCCGATCGCGAAGGATCCATCGGGACTGGCCGCAGAGGGTAGACCCCTGACTACTCTGGCTTGCCCACCATGCCAGATCTTGGTGATAGAGCCTGTGTTGCCGAAGCAAGTCCTGCCCTCGGGACCGTTGACACATGGCCCTGACCCACCCTTGCCGGCCTCGGCTATGTATATGGCTCCATCTGGACCGAACGCCAGGTGGCGAGGATTGTTTAACCCGGTGGCTACTATCGTCACGGTTGCCGCTTGGGCGCTACTTGCTGGTGAGACCACACCGATCATCAATATCATGCATGCGAGGCCCCAAGTGGCGATATATCTAAGGTAAGACATGATTGGCTCCTTCTATTTGTGCAACAGCTCACTAATAAGCGGCAAAGGTCTACGTGGTCATGAGTCGCCCCCTCCTTCCTCGGGGTACCGAGGGAAAGTCATCTGGCCGCCCACTTGCGGTGGGAGCTTGCACACCTCATGAGGTGTGCAGATGACCGACAACTGACGTTAACTGTCACACCTGTAGGCAGCGTGTAGCAGTGGTGGATTAAAGGTGGTAATGAGGCTCTGATGTTGAGAATATAGCTGCTACTAAGGTCTGAAAAGGTTCATGAATGGCCATAGTGCTTCTCCGGGTACGTAGCCTCTGACCCCTTTGAACTCAGCGTACGCCCACGAGCCCTCTTCCAGGAGATCCCATATACTCCGCTTGTCCACCCCTACTATGGACCCATTCGGGATCCTTGCTACTACTCGGTAATGTTTGCCCGGCCCAGCGTACATATCGACTGGCTGGCCGGAGAAGGATGGATCCTTCACCTTGTAGTACTCATCCCCCCAGAGCGGGGGCGCCGGAGTGCTGGGCTTATTTCCCAGCTATATCCAAAGCCTCCTTCTATGCTGCGGTTGTCCCTTGAGGTTGAGCGTGATGAGGTACCAGGTCTGGTTGGGTGCCACTTCAAACTGAAAGCTCCAGTGCCCAGTGCTGTCCACGGGTGCGTAGATATGTCTGTCCAACAGGAATGAGTTTGCGCAGAAGCAGTGTACTATGGAGTCGGGAGGTGCGGTGCCCTCTATGGTCAAGCTGCTGCCCGTGGCCGCGGTGCCGCTTGCCGGTGAGGTGATCTCAAACGGCACACTCTTGTCTATCTGGGGTGTATAGCGCACCTCGTAGACCAACTTCGGAGCACAATCGGGCTCATCACATCCCAAGCTCACCACTATGCGATTGTCGCCGGGCACTAGGGGTACCGTTGCTGTCCAGTGCCCTTTACTATCTGATTTAGCGGACTCTGCCCATGGGTTGTCCAAGTCCAGGTAGTTGTAATAGTCTGCGCGCTGACCGAAGGTGTTCAGCACTTGGACTTCTAAGCCTGCAGGGCTGATAGTGCCAGCTAACCTCAAAGGAGAGCTCGTGACCTGCAGGTGCGACTTTGCTGGCGAGGTGATATGTAGCCTATATGCAGGTGGTGATGTCGGCCATACCAGACTTAGCAAAATTACCAGCAGCACGAAACCTATGCTCAGCGGCGACCACAAGCAGCAACCACCGCCGCTAGCGGCGCTACCGTCCTCTCGGCTCGTACTGTTTCCCATAT from Thermobaculum terrenum ATCC BAA-798 includes:
- a CDS encoding SH3 domain-containing protein, giving the protein MKDPSFSGQPVDMYAGPGKHYRVVARIPNGSIVGVDKRSIWDLLEEGSWAYAEFKGVRGYVPGEALWPFMNLFRP
- a CDS encoding ScyD/ScyE family protein, which translates into the protein MSYLRYIATWGLACMILMIGVVSPASSAQAATVTIVATGLNNPRHLAFGPDGAIYIAEAGKGGSGPCVNGPEGRTCFGNTGSITKIWHGGQARVVRGLPSAASPDGSFAIGPHDVSAIWSSIQVQDHRALDYFVLIGGGFLRPALGKSGVNFGRLIKIRPDGVRRSKADLWTYEKQHDPAGDGADSNPYSLLTLRGRHIIADAGGNSLLKVRRSDGRISTLATFPKRMVPGPDGQLVRMDPVPTSVDQGPDRAYYVGELTGFPFPKFGARVYRVMYGHEREVYARRFTNIIDVAWGPDNSLYVLEMFKNSLANANPQDPSSLQGRLVRIRPDGSRTTVMSEGLYAPGGVAVAEDGTIYVTNWAILPGKGEVLRIQR